The following are encoded together in the Nocardia sp. XZ_19_385 genome:
- a CDS encoding calcium:proton antiporter, with translation MLTRHWTTFVPLLAIVVLAIAWFTHPSGPVIIVLVLALAGATLSAVQHAEVVAHRVGEPFGSLVLAVAVTVIEVGLILTLMASGGPDASSLARDTVFAAVMITCNGIFGLSLLVGALRRRVAVFNAEGTGAALATVATLATLSLVLPTFTTSKPGPEFSGSQLAFAAVASLLLYGLFVAVQTIRHPGDFLPVEEGDADDEHHEPPSVRSTVLSLVLLVVALVGVVGLAKMVSPSIESGVAAAGLPRSAVGVVIAMLVLLPETLAAVRVARRDRVQISLNLALGSAMASIGLTIPAIALASIWISGPLTLGLGATQMVLLALTVVVGALTVVPGRATLLQGGVHLVLFAAFVFLAVSP, from the coding sequence TTGCTGACCCGACACTGGACGACCTTTGTTCCGCTGCTCGCCATCGTGGTCTTGGCAATCGCATGGTTCACCCATCCCTCCGGCCCGGTCATCATCGTGCTGGTCTTGGCGCTGGCCGGGGCGACCCTCTCGGCCGTGCAACATGCCGAGGTCGTGGCGCACCGGGTCGGGGAGCCGTTCGGGTCGCTGGTGCTGGCGGTGGCCGTCACCGTGATCGAGGTCGGACTGATCTTGACGCTGATGGCCTCCGGCGGTCCCGACGCTTCCTCGCTGGCGCGCGACACGGTGTTCGCGGCGGTGATGATCACCTGCAACGGCATCTTCGGGCTGTCGCTGCTGGTCGGGGCGTTGCGCCGGCGCGTGGCGGTGTTCAACGCCGAGGGCACGGGCGCCGCGCTGGCGACGGTGGCGACCCTGGCCACGCTGAGCCTGGTGCTGCCGACCTTCACCACGAGCAAGCCGGGTCCCGAGTTCTCGGGCTCACAGCTGGCCTTCGCGGCCGTCGCCTCGCTGCTGCTCTACGGATTGTTCGTGGCCGTGCAGACCATCCGGCACCCCGGTGACTTTCTTCCGGTCGAGGAGGGCGACGCCGACGACGAGCACCACGAACCCCCGTCCGTCCGCTCCACCGTGCTGAGTCTGGTGCTGTTGGTCGTGGCGCTGGTCGGCGTGGTCGGCTTGGCGAAGATGGTGTCGCCCTCGATCGAGAGCGGCGTGGCCGCGGCCGGTCTGCCGCGCTCGGCGGTGGGTGTGGTCATCGCGATGCTCGTGCTGTTGCCCGAGACGCTGGCCGCCGTCCGGGTGGCCCGCCGCGACCGCGTGCAGATCAGCCTGAACCTGGCCCTGGGTTCGGCGATGGCGAGTATCGGGCTGACCATCCCGGCCATCGCCCTGGCCTCGATCTGGATTTCCGGGCCGCTGACCCTGGGCTTGGGCGCGACGCAGATGGTGCTGCTGGCGTTGACGGTGGTGGTCGGCGCGCTCACCGTGGTCCCCGGCCGGGCCACGTTGCTGCAAGGCGGAGTGCACCTGGTGTTGTTCGCGGCGTTCGTGTTTCTCGCGGTCAGCCCGTAG
- a CDS encoding response regulator transcription factor → MTIRVLIADDHGAIRAGLRMILDSAEGIEVVGEAADGDVAVAQTKALRPDVVLMDVRMPGVDGITATERITADRLARVLILTTFDLDEYVFRTLRAGAAGFVLKSTSGAALVDSVRAVAAGDGVLAPEVTKAVITAFASSATETPAPAPVGLADLTEREREVLDCLGDGLTNAQIATRLFIGETTVKTHVSRVLTKLGVRSRVQAAILAREVREQ, encoded by the coding sequence GTGACGATTCGCGTGCTCATCGCCGACGACCACGGCGCCATCCGCGCCGGGCTGCGAATGATCCTGGACAGCGCCGAGGGCATCGAGGTGGTCGGCGAGGCCGCCGACGGGGATGTCGCGGTCGCGCAGACCAAGGCGCTGCGACCGGATGTGGTGCTGATGGACGTGCGCATGCCCGGCGTCGACGGCATCACCGCGACCGAGCGGATCACCGCAGACAGGCTCGCGCGCGTCCTCATCCTCACCACCTTCGACCTGGACGAGTACGTCTTCCGGACCTTGCGGGCGGGCGCGGCGGGTTTCGTGCTGAAATCCACCTCCGGTGCGGCGCTGGTGGATTCGGTGCGCGCGGTCGCCGCCGGCGACGGGGTGCTCGCGCCCGAGGTGACCAAGGCCGTGATCACCGCGTTCGCGTCCTCGGCCACCGAAACCCCAGCACCGGCTCCGGTCGGCCTCGCCGATCTCACCGAGCGGGAACGGGAGGTCCTGGACTGCCTGGGCGACGGCCTGACCAACGCGCAGATCGCGACGCGGCTGTTCATCGGCGAGACGACGGTGAAAACCCATGTCTCCCGGGTGCTTACCAAGCTCGGGGTGCGTTCCCGGGTGCAGGCCGCCATCCTCGCCCGCGAAGTTCGGGAGCAGTGA
- a CDS encoding DUF952 domain-containing protein: MIRNTHTLVHICDLNEWSNARQTGEYRPASLSEAGFIHLSTPQQAHLPANRLFRGKQDLVLLRIDPALLSSEVKWEPGVPTDPESMLFPHLYGPLPVAAVTAVEEFRPGPDGTFAPLAR; encoded by the coding sequence GTGATCCGTAACACTCACACCCTCGTTCACATTTGTGACCTGAACGAATGGTCGAACGCCCGGCAAACCGGCGAGTATCGCCCGGCGTCGCTGTCGGAGGCGGGATTCATCCACCTCTCCACCCCGCAGCAGGCGCATCTTCCGGCCAACCGGCTCTTCCGCGGGAAGCAGGATCTGGTGCTGCTGCGGATCGACCCGGCCCTGCTGTCGTCGGAGGTGAAGTGGGAGCCCGGAGTGCCGACAGATCCGGAATCGATGCTCTTCCCGCATCTTTACGGTCCGCTGCCGGTGGCCGCGGTCACCGCGGTCGAGGAGTTCCGGCCCGGGCCGGACGGCACGTTCGCGCCACTGGCGCGGTGA